ATAGCGAACATTCGGAAATCCATTGGCCACATCGCGTTTCATGCCCGGCTGGGTGTTGTATTCCATTAGAAATAGCGTGTGGTTAACATTGCTGCCCGCGTTGAAGGTCAGGTTAGACGAATAGTTTACCGCCCACAGGATTTCTGAATTTTGCTGGTTGGTAATCTTCCACAAATCGGCGTAGGAGGGAAGCAGTTTATACGTATAGCCCATAATTACTTTCTTCGCATAATTGCTGGCTTCCTGGTGTTTACCACGCGTCAGATACACTTTCGCCAGAAAGGCTTCGGCGGCTGGCCGCGTAATGCGTCCGTAATCGGTCGTGGTTACTGGGATGCTCGTCACGGCAAGCTGTAAATCGGTCATAATCTGCTCATACACGGCATCGACGGGCGTACGGGTTGCGGTAGTTTCGATGGTTTCGGTAGGCTGTAATAGCAGAGGCACCGGCCCAAAACTTTCAACCAGATGATAGTAGTACCACGCCCGCATGAAACGAGCCTGTCCTTCCAGTTCTTTCTGCCGGGTAGCCGTTGCCCCCGATGTAGGTAGGTATTTCAGCACGTTGTTGGCCAGATTGATGGCGGCAAAGCATTGCTGCCACATTCGGGTTTTGACCCAGACGTTGTCGGTTGTCAGGCCCTGATAAGTCATCAGGGGTGGTTGCGGAAACACACCGTTGCTGCCCGAATTTCCGGCATTGGCTGCGTTGGTCCAGATGTCGGTGCCCATTTCCATGAGTGCCTCGCCTTCTTCTTTGCCGTAGAAATAGCGGTTGTAGGTGTATAATCCATTGACCCCTGCTTCAATCCCTTCGGGAGTAGTAAACAGACTTTGCGCCGTAGACCCTGCCGGATTGTATTCCTGCAACTGCTTTTCGCAGGAGAAGAACGAAGCGGCAAGCGCAACTACGGGAATATATTTTAGGTATGATTTCATGGTGAAAGAGCAAAAGAGTGAATGAGCGAAAGAGTGAATGAGCGAAAGAGTGAATAGCTGGACTACCGGAGCGGAGAGCGAAAACATGCGTCAGCCGCTCTTTCACTTTTTCGCTCTTTTAAAACTAAAACCCAAGATTTAGTCCAAACACGTACAGGCGGTTGAGCGGACGGTCGATGACGCCCTCCCCTTCGGGGTCGAAATCGTTCAGATTGCTGAATGTGTGCAGATTTTTGCCCGACACATACACCCGCAGGTTATCCACTTTGATTTTGCTGGTGATTGCCTTCGGAATGGTGTATCCCAGTGTGATGTTCCGAATTTTAGCAAACGAAGCCTGCCGTTCCGTCAGTGTGGTGACGTAGGTAGAGCTACGGGTCGCATTCGGACGTGGGTAATCGTTTGTTGGGTTTTCGGGGGTCCAGTAATCGATGCTGGCTCCGTTGCTGCTGGCGTTGCGGGTGTATTTGGCGTAATAATCCGAGCTGATCCACTGGCCTACCCGGGCTACCAGCAAGATGTTCAGATCGAAATTTTTGTACCGGATGTCGTTACTAAAACCTCCCGTCCACGAGGGTACACGTGACCCAATGATTGTTCGGTCGGTGCCGTCAATTTTACCGTCGTTGTTCAGGTCGGCAATCTTGATATCACCGGGAATCGCATTGTATTTAGCCGCTTCGGATTCTTCCCCCAATTGCCAGATACCCAGCTTTTTGTAGTCGTAATAAATCTGCGAAGGCTGACCTTCGATGAGTGAGTTCCGGTAATCGTCGGCAATGACGTTGCCGTTGGGCAGTGACACAATCATCTCTTTGTTTCGGGCAAACGTCACGTTGCTCGACCAGCTAAAACCTTTCTTATTGATGTTCTGCGTGGTGATACCGATTTCAAGTCCCCGGTTTCGGGTTTTGCCAATGTTTCGATTGACGGTCGTTACGCCCGTGAGCAGAGGCAGGGTGTAGGGGAAAATCAGGTCGTTGGTCCGCGCATCGTAGTAGTCGATGTTTGCCGTAATGCGATTATTCCATAACCCCACGTCCAGACCCACATCGGCTGTTGTGGTTAATTCCCATTGTAAATCCTGATTGCCGATGGTTTGGTTGATCAAATAGGCATTGGCCGCATTGGCGTCGTTGTATGAAAAGGACACGGTCGAAAGCGAATTCTGCGTAGCGTAGGGGTTGATCACGTCGTTCCCCGATTTTCCGTAGCTAGCCCGAATTTTAAGATCGGTCACCAGATTCTGGTTCTTCATGAACGCTTCGTCACTGATCCGCCAGCCCAGGCCAACTGATGGAAAAAAGGCCCATTTGTGCCCTTCGCCCAATTTAGAGGAACCGTCTGAACGACCTGTAACCGTCAGCAAGTACTTATCTTTGAAACTGTAGTTAATCCGTCCGGTAAACGAAATGAGCTTATTCTGGGTGTAGCCACTGCCGTAGAACGGGTTCTGATTGGCGGCCGTCAGGTTGTAGAAATACTGAGCCGGAATCAACTGGTTGTTACCGCCCGCATAGCTCGATGTGTTGGTAAATGTCAGATAACTGTTGACGGCCGTAACCGTGAATGAGTGGTCCTGGATAGCCCGTTTGTAAGTAAATACGTTTTCCCAGCTCAGGTTCCGGCTCTGGTTGTTGGTGATGGATGCCTGCGAACGGCTGCCCGCACCGTCGATGGTGTTCACGCCGTAATAACTGCCTGCTTCGGAAGTCGCGAAAATAGCCCCCAGTGTCGACCGGAAAGTGAACCCGTTGAAGGGGGTTAGTTCCAGATACGTCGATAGTGTACCCCGGTTGGTTTTGGTATTGCGTTTATAGGCATTGGGTTGTTCGTCGGCCAGTGGATTGATGATGCTCCCACCCAGCGGAAACGCAATAAAGTTACCGTTTTCGTCGTATGGAGTGCCCAGCGGCAGGATGCTCGAAGCCCGGTTGAACGGGTCCCGGCGGATGTCATTGTCGATGTAGGCCAGTTGCGTCTGGATACCTACTTTGACCCAGTCGTTGATGGTCTGATCGACGTTGATCCGGGCCGAATAGCGATTGTACTCATCCAGTTTCATCAAGCCTTTTTCGTTAAAATATTCGGCCGAGAAGTAGATTTTGGTTTTATCGGTTCCGCCCGTAATGCCAATCTGATGGTTCTGCTGAAAGCCGTTATGCAACAGCAAATCAGGCCATACCGGGAATTGCTGCTTCTGAATGGCATCTAGCTGCGGGGCGTTGAAAATCTTCGGATCATCGGCTGGGCTGCTCCAGGTGCCCGATGCCCGGTAGGCTTCTCGCCGGAAATCGATGTACTCAGGCCCCGTCATGAACTTACCATAGCCAGCCACTTCAGAAATACCGGCGTAGGAGTTAAGGCTCAGTTTCGCTTTGCCGGTAGTACCCCGTTTGGTCGTGATAATGATAACCCCATTGGCCCCTCGTGATCCATAAATGGCTGTCGATGAGGCATCTTTCAGTACGTCAATCGTGGCAATATCGTTGGGGTTGATGTCCGATGCGGCAACGCCCTGTACGCCATCGACAATGTACAGCACGTTGTTGGAGTTGCTGGGGTTGGCAATCGAACGATTACCCCGAATACGGATCGAAGCGCCTTGCCCAGCATATCCATTTGTTCGGGTAATATCGGCTCCAGGAATCTTGCCCTGTAAGGCTTCAACGGGCGAGGTGACTGGAACTTTGGTGACTTCGTCGCCTTTGATGGCAACGACCGACCCCGTCAGATCACGTTTGCGCTGCGTACCATAACCAACCACAACAACCTCATTCAGTTGCTTGCTGTCAACCTGCATGGTTACGTTTACGTCGGTTTGGCTGTTGAGCGCTACCTCCTGGTTTAAGTACCCGACAAAACTAAATACCAGCGTACTGGCTCCGTCGGGAACGGTGAGTTGATAAGCCCCGTTGGCGTCGGTCGTGGTCCCCTTACCTGTGTTTTTAATAACGACACTGACGCCCGGTAACCCCTGCCCGGTTTCATCCTTGACAATACCCCGAATGGTTCTGTCGGCAATGAGGGGATTACTTCCTGATCCGGTAACGTTTAGCAGAGATGCTATTATAGCCGATGCGAATCGATCAGGATTGGTCTGGTTAATGGCTAGACTTTGCGAGAAAACTACACTGGAAAAGCCTACCTGTATCAGGCCAAACAGGCTCCAGGACCAGGTACGGATGTGTTTCATAATGATAAAGGTGAGTAAAGTGACTGCGCAATAGTGTCTTTAATGCCTTGACAAATAGGTCGTTATGGCGCTTGTTGGAATATACATAGCCGATTTTCTCAGCTATGTACTAAAGCCTATTGCGTCTGAGAAATTGAAACGATGGGCAAACTTAGTGCATTAAAATAGCCTGAATTTGCATCATTTTCTCTAAAAATTATACAATATTATCATGGTATAACTTTTTGAAATTATTGAACTTTTGAAAGAAGATGTATCGATTCATCACCTATATCTAGCTGCGCATTTTCAGCATGAATTAACATCGGCCGACACCCAATGTGGACTGTTATAACCCTTATCCTGTTTTTTCGGTTAGCTAATCATTCCCTTATGTTTGCACCATGCCTACACTTGATTTAGTGCTGCTTATCGCTTCCATTAGTATCATATGCGCTTCGTTTATTAATCTAATCCGACTCGATTACTGGTGGATTCGCATATGGGACTTCCCGCATTTGCAATTGACCGTGCTGGCGGCTCTTGGCTTGCTGGGCTGGCTGCTCCTGGGACATCCTGTGAATGGCATTCTGCTGATCGTACCTGTTGGATTGCTGGCAACGTTAACCTATCAGTTCTGGCTGGTTTATCCATTTACCCCTTTACATAAAAAGCAGGTTCTTTCTTTTTCGGCGTCTGATAAAGAGACAAATGTCTCGGAGCATGTTGATTCGGTACGGCTACTGACTGCGAATGTTTTCATGGAAAATACACGTATGCCTGAGGTAAAAGCATTGGCGGAGAAGCATAAACCAGACCTACTTTTAGTGCTGGAAGCCAATCAGAAATGGCAGGATGCGCTGGTCGACCTGGAGAAAGTGTATCCGTATAGAATCTTGTATCCACTGGAAAATACCTATGGCATGCTGTTCTATTCCCGCTTTCCCATACGTTTTCATCAGTTGCGGTTTCTCATTCAGGACGATATTCCCTCCATTTATGCACAGCTTGAACTGCCCAGCGGACAATTGATTCATTTTTATGGCGTACATCCGATGCCGCCAAGCCCTACCGAGCATTATCGATCAACAGAACGAGATGCCGAACTGATTCTGGTAGGGAAAGAGGCCCGAACCAAATCGGCCCCTGTCATTGTTGCGGGCGATCT
This window of the Spirosoma aerolatum genome carries:
- a CDS encoding RagB/SusD family nutrient uptake outer membrane protein, with the translated sequence MKSYLKYIPVVALAASFFSCEKQLQEYNPAGSTAQSLFTTPEGIEAGVNGLYTYNRYFYGKEEGEALMEMGTDIWTNAANAGNSGSNGVFPQPPLMTYQGLTTDNVWVKTRMWQQCFAAINLANNVLKYLPTSGATATRQKELEGQARFMRAWYYYHLVESFGPVPLLLQPTETIETTATRTPVDAVYEQIMTDLQLAVTSIPVTTTDYGRITRPAAEAFLAKVYLTRGKHQEASNYAKKVIMGYTYKLLPSYADLWKITNQQNSEILWAVNYSSNLTFNAGSNVNHTLFLMEYNTQPGMKRDVANGFPNVRYMPTLFLLNLFNEQNDARYDASFKSVWYANETDATKRPAGMNLGDTAVLTTKYPVTTAFRQSKKYRIYDVNDVYKADGTPNDRFHYVSLRKFDDPTRATDATTESSRDAYILRLGEVYLLAAEAQLNLGKKDSAAYYLNEIRTRAAQPGKQAAMRITAADVTLDFILDERARELAGEQVRWFDLKRTNKLVERVRKYNPDAGKYIQDFHVVRPIPQSEIDAVTSKGDFKQNPGY
- a CDS encoding SusC/RagA family TonB-linked outer membrane protein; its protein translation is MKHIRTWSWSLFGLIQVGFSSVVFSQSLAINQTNPDRFASAIIASLLNVTGSGSNPLIADRTIRGIVKDETGQGLPGVSVVIKNTGKGTTTDANGAYQLTVPDGASTLVFSFVGYLNQEVALNSQTDVNVTMQVDSKQLNEVVVVGYGTQRKRDLTGSVVAIKGDEVTKVPVTSPVEALQGKIPGADITRTNGYAGQGASIRIRGNRSIANPSNSNNVLYIVDGVQGVAASDINPNDIATIDVLKDASSTAIYGSRGANGVIIITTKRGTTGKAKLSLNSYAGISEVAGYGKFMTGPEYIDFRREAYRASGTWSSPADDPKIFNAPQLDAIQKQQFPVWPDLLLHNGFQQNHQIGITGGTDKTKIYFSAEYFNEKGLMKLDEYNRYSARINVDQTINDWVKVGIQTQLAYIDNDIRRDPFNRASSILPLGTPYDENGNFIAFPLGGSIINPLADEQPNAYKRNTKTNRGTLSTYLELTPFNGFTFRSTLGAIFATSEAGSYYGVNTIDGAGSRSQASITNNQSRNLSWENVFTYKRAIQDHSFTVTAVNSYLTFTNTSSYAGGNNQLIPAQYFYNLTAANQNPFYGSGYTQNKLISFTGRINYSFKDKYLLTVTGRSDGSSKLGEGHKWAFFPSVGLGWRISDEAFMKNQNLVTDLKIRASYGKSGNDVINPYATQNSLSTVSFSYNDANAANAYLINQTIGNQDLQWELTTTADVGLDVGLWNNRITANIDYYDARTNDLIFPYTLPLLTGVTTVNRNIGKTRNRGLEIGITTQNINKKGFSWSSNVTFARNKEMIVSLPNGNVIADDYRNSLIEGQPSQIYYDYKKLGIWQLGEESEAAKYNAIPGDIKIADLNNDGKIDGTDRTIIGSRVPSWTGGFSNDIRYKNFDLNILLVARVGQWISSDYYAKYTRNASSNGASIDYWTPENPTNDYPRPNATRSSTYVTTLTERQASFAKIRNITLGYTIPKAITSKIKVDNLRVYVSGKNLHTFSNLNDFDPEGEGVIDRPLNRLYVFGLNLGF
- a CDS encoding endonuclease/exonuclease/phosphatase family protein, whose product is MPTLDLVLLIASISIICASFINLIRLDYWWIRIWDFPHLQLTVLAALGLLGWLLLGHPVNGILLIVPVGLLATLTYQFWLVYPFTPLHKKQVLSFSASDKETNVSEHVDSVRLLTANVFMENTRMPEVKALAEKHKPDLLLVLEANQKWQDALVDLEKVYPYRILYPLENTYGMLFYSRFPIRFHQLRFLIQDDIPSIYAQLELPSGQLIHFYGVHPMPPSPTEHYRSTERDAELILVGKEARTKSAPVIVAGDLNDVAWSHTTRLFQRISGLLDPRIGRGLYNTFHARYFFLRWPLDHIFVSHHFQLQTIRRLPNCGSDHFPMLATLSYVGDQTKNGVEIPQPEGNDLEEATEKISESE